One window of Parambassis ranga chromosome 3, fParRan2.1, whole genome shotgun sequence genomic DNA carries:
- the irx3a gene encoding iroquois-class homeodomain protein IRX-3a — MSFPQLGYQYIRPIYPPERQGIAGNARAGTELSPSGALSNVLSTMYGSPFAAAAQGYGAFLPYSNDISIFNQLGAQYELKDSPGVQHPGFAHPHPAFYPYGQYQFGDPSRPKNATRESTSTLKAWLSEHRKNPYPTKGEKIMLAIITKMTLTQVSTWFANARRRLKKENKMTWTPRNRTDEEGNVYTSDHEGEEGDKREDEEEIDLENIDTENIENKDDLDDQDDLHSDIKLDGRSDSEISDGYEDLQGPDQRFLKAVGKEGKDVQRGGEHFHSHHHHHHSSLDLKAPQPNGEQLKLNPVSVSSPPSENNPAPAQKPKIWSLAETATAPDNPRKSPQMNGSNSAGPAAQTIIAPHRLISSCPVGKIQNWTNRAFSAHQLALLNSNHYLGLANQATATGLALYSSRQTEDKSHSSETPVTGTCPRH; from the exons ATGTCTTTCCCTCAGCTGGGATATCAGTACATCCGACCGATATACCCGCCGGAGCGCCAGGGGATCGCCGGCAATGCCCGAGCCGGGACAGAGCTCAGTCCGTCCGGCGCACTTTCCAACGTCCTCTCCACTATGTATGGATCTCCTTTCGCCGCAGCAGCGCAGGGCTATGGAGCGTTTCTCCCCTACTCAAACGATATTTCAATTTTCAATCAATTG GGTGCTCAATATGAACTCAAAGACAGTCCCGGTGTCCAGCATCCCGGGTTTGCCCACCCTCACCCTGCTTTTTATCCATATGGCCAATATCAGTTCGGTGACCCGTCCAGACCCAAAAACGCCACCAGGGAGAGCACCAGCACCCTGAAGGCCTGGCTCAGCGAGCACCGCAAGAACCCCTACCCAACCAAGGGCGAGAAGATCATGCTGGCCATCATCACCAAAATGACCCTCACCCAGGTGTCCACCTGGTTCGCCAACGCCAGGAGGAGGCTAAAGAAGGAGAACAAGATGACCTGGACCCCCCGGAACCGCACCGACGAAGAGGGAAATGTTTACACCAGCGATCacgagggggaggagggggacaagagggaggacgaggaggagatCGACTTGGAGAACATCGACACGGAAAATATTGAAAACAAGGACGACTTGGACGACCAGGACGACCTGCATTCAGATATTAAACTAGACGGGAGGAGTGACTCTGAGATTTCTGACGGCTATGAGGATTTACAAGGGCCCGACCAGAGGTTTCTAAAGGCTGTGGGTAAAGAGGGCAAAGacgtgcagagaggaggagagcactTCCAcagccaccaccatcaccaccactcTTCTTTGGACCTCAAAGCGCCCCAACCAAACGGGGAACAGCTCAAACTGAACCCAGTGTCTGTTAGCTCACCTCCCTCAGAAAACAACCCTGCCCCGGCCCAGAAGCCAAAGATCTGGTCTTTGGCAGAGACAGCCACGGCCCCTGACAATCCGCGCAAATCGCCGCAAATGAACGGCAGCAACTCCGCAGGGCCGGCCGCTCAGACCATAATTGCCCCTCATAGACTCATCTCTTCTTGTCCCGTTGGGAAAATCCAGAACTGGACGAACCGAGCCTTTTCAGCGCATCAGCTGGCTTTACTGAACTCTAATCATTATCTGGGACTGGCGAACCAGGCCACAGCCACCGGCCTGGCCCTCTACAGCAGCAGGCAAACGGAGGACAAGAGTCATAGTTCAGAGACTCCAGTCACAGGTACATGTCCCCGACACTGA